Genomic segment of Candidatus Methylarchaceae archaeon HK02M2:
TATAATTGTTGCTAAAGCATATAATAGTGCCCATCAGGAGTTTATACTGAATGAAGTTGGCAGACTAATAGAAAAGGAGAATATAAGTTTGCTTATCGTAGATTCAGCAGTAGCTCATTATAGAGCTGAATTCTTGGGTAGAGGAACTTTGGCCGAAAGACAACAGAAGCTTAATAGATTCATGCATCAACTGTTGAGAATAGCTGAAATCTACAATGTAGCTGTTGTAGCGACAAATCAAGTCCAATCAGCACCTGATGTATTCTTCGGAGATCCATCAAGACCTACAGGGGGACATGTAGTAGCTCATACAAGCACATATAGGGTATATTTGAGGAAAGCTGGTAAGAATAGGATCGCAAGGATGGTCGATAGTCCAAGTCATCCTGAGAGGGAGGCTGTATTCATACTTAATGAAAAAGGGGTTGACGACCCACCAGAGAACACGCGCTCAAAAAGAAGTAAATAATATTAAATCAAATTATTATATAATCTTTAACGTTGCTCCTCAATTACCTTAAAAATAGCTCTTAACTCAGGATCAATTATAGCTTGTCTTGCTGAATCCCAGAATTCATACAGCCTTCTCCTGTCGTAACCTTCCTTCTCATATTCGATCACCTGAAGAGCCATCTCAAGTTTATCGATCTCTCGAACAAGTTTAGCTTCTGTCGATAATCCACCTTGAAACTCTTTCCAAAGTTTACGGTAAATCTTCCCAATATCGTTAGGCAGTGTAGATAGAATCTGGATCATAGCATCATCCTCCAATTTCCTCTTATTCAACTCTTTCTTCCTAATATCTGAATGCATAAAATCACCAATTAAGGATTCACAAGCATCGTGAAGTAATGCCATCTTAAGCATCTTTAAAGTGTTGAGATTTCGTAGATCACCTACTAACATACAT
This window contains:
- a CDS encoding HD domain-containing protein, with protein sequence MNKNIIPFVKLIGRLKKVQRTGWLIKVGVKDPESVADHSFMTSILCMLVGDLRNLNTLKMLKMALLHDACESLIGDFMHSDIRKKELNKRKLEDDAMIQILSTLPNDIGKIYRKLWKEFQGGLSTEAKLVREIDKLEMALQVIEYEKEGYDRRRLYEFWDSARQAIIDPELRAIFKVIEEQR